Proteins from a single region of Veillonellaceae bacterium:
- the hrcA gene encoding heat-inducible transcription repressor HrcA yields MLDARKRKILQALITDYISTAEPIGSRTIARKYDLGVSPATIRNEMADLEVLGYIEQPHTSAGRIPSVKGYRFYVDSLLSPEQVSDNEKVLIQNWYNAKVRRVEEVFQETAKIISRMTKNISMVLAPQFSQCIFKYLQFLPLDERRVILVVVTDTGFVENKVISFPEGMTFADLQQIAAGINSRLAGLPFDKIKSSILREIQNDIIQDRRLFDIALGVLHEALSVEKNERVYLGGTTQLLNQPEFRDVDKVKELLNILEQEKLLRDIMHVSDKDGISVKIGEENKYTGIQDCSMVQATYSIDGQVVGSIAVLGPTRMEYGKVMAILEFMHGHLEEILKKYKV; encoded by the coding sequence ATGTTAGATGCGCGTAAAAGAAAAATTCTCCAGGCTTTGATTACCGATTATATTTCCACCGCAGAACCTATTGGTTCACGCACCATCGCGCGTAAATACGATCTGGGGGTTAGTCCGGCGACAATTCGTAATGAAATGGCTGACCTTGAAGTTTTAGGATATATTGAGCAACCGCATACATCGGCCGGACGTATACCATCTGTCAAGGGCTATCGTTTTTACGTAGACTCTTTATTATCGCCTGAGCAAGTGAGTGATAATGAAAAGGTACTAATTCAAAACTGGTATAATGCTAAAGTCCGCCGCGTTGAAGAGGTTTTCCAGGAAACTGCTAAGATTATATCGCGAATGACCAAGAATATCTCGATGGTTTTAGCTCCGCAGTTTTCCCAATGTATTTTTAAGTATTTGCAGTTTTTGCCGCTCGACGAGCGCCGGGTAATTCTCGTGGTTGTTACTGACACGGGTTTTGTTGAAAACAAGGTAATAAGTTTTCCGGAAGGTATGACGTTTGCTGATCTGCAGCAAATCGCAGCCGGCATTAACAGCAGATTAGCCGGGTTGCCTTTTGACAAAATAAAATCATCTATTCTACGGGAAATTCAAAATGATATCATACAGGACCGGCGTCTTTTTGATATTGCGCTTGGTGTTCTGCATGAAGCACTATCAGTTGAAAAGAATGAGCGTGTCTATTTAGGGGGCACAACCCAACTTTTAAACCAGCCGGAATTTCGCGATGTTGACAAAGTTAAAGAGCTATTGAATATTCTTGAGCAAGAAAAATTGCTACGTGATATTATGCATGTATCAGATAAAGACGGTATTTCTGTCAAAATCGGCGAAGAAAATAAATATACCGGTATCCAAGATTGCAGTATGGTGCAAGCGACTTATTCAATTGACGGGCAAGTAGTTGGTTCAATTGCTGTTCTAGGTCCGACTAGGATGGAGTACGGAAAAGTCATGGCAATCCTTGAGTTTATGCACGGCCACCTAGAGGAAATACTAAAGAAATATAAAGTATAG
- the lepA gene encoding elongation factor 4 has translation MNKANIRNFCIIAHIDHGKSTLADRLLEHTGALSAREMENQVLDQMDLERERGITIKAHAVRLEYIAKDGQVYMLNLIDTPGHVDFTYEVSRSLAACEGALLVVDAAQGIEAQTLANVYLALEHDLEIIPVINKIDLPNADPDKVKNEIEEVIGLDASDAILVSAKTGIGIDEVLEAIVNKIPAPVGKADQPLSALIFDSHFDAYKGVIAYVRVMEGTIRPGMKLKMMATDKKHEVTEVGVFRPYLDNIKELSAGHVGFVAGSIKNVKDVRVGDTITNADNPISKPLPGYRKITPMVYCGLYPVESNEYESLRDALEKLQLNDASLLFEPETSVALGFGFRCGFLGLLHMDVIQERLEREYNLGLITTAPSVIYNVFKTNGEMIAIDNPSKLPPVTEIDHIEEPFVKATVIVPNDFVGAVMKLSQEKRGEFKDMKYLDTTRVMLTYHLPLSEIIYDYFDRLKSSTRGYASLDYEFYGYQTSQLVKLDILLNGEPVDALSVIVHRDKAVARGRQLTEKLRGIIPRQMFEIPIQATIGNKVIARETVRAMRKDVLAKCYGGDISRKRKLLEKQKEGKKRMKQVGSVEVPQEAFMAILKID, from the coding sequence ATGAATAAAGCAAATATCCGCAACTTTTGCATTATCGCCCATATAGACCATGGAAAATCGACTTTAGCCGACCGACTGCTGGAGCATACCGGCGCCCTCTCTGCCAGGGAGATGGAAAACCAGGTCTTGGATCAAATGGACCTAGAGCGTGAACGCGGTATTACTATCAAAGCACATGCAGTAAGGTTGGAGTATATCGCAAAAGATGGACAAGTATATATGTTAAATCTTATCGACACGCCAGGCCACGTTGACTTCACTTATGAGGTTTCACGAAGCCTGGCAGCCTGCGAGGGTGCGTTGTTAGTTGTCGATGCTGCGCAAGGAATAGAGGCTCAGACATTAGCCAATGTCTATTTAGCGTTGGAACATGACCTAGAAATTATTCCAGTGATAAACAAGATTGATCTACCGAATGCCGACCCTGACAAAGTCAAAAATGAGATTGAAGAGGTAATCGGTCTGGACGCCTCAGACGCAATCTTGGTAAGCGCCAAAACCGGCATCGGTATTGACGAAGTTCTTGAAGCTATCGTGAATAAGATTCCGGCGCCGGTAGGAAAGGCCGATCAACCTTTAAGCGCATTGATTTTTGATTCACATTTTGATGCCTACAAGGGTGTTATTGCTTATGTTAGAGTTATGGAAGGCACAATTAGGCCGGGAATGAAACTGAAAATGATGGCTACTGACAAAAAGCATGAAGTTACCGAGGTGGGGGTGTTCCGTCCCTACTTGGATAATATTAAGGAGTTAAGTGCCGGACATGTCGGTTTTGTTGCCGGGAGTATAAAAAACGTTAAAGATGTACGGGTCGGTGATACAATTACCAATGCTGACAATCCTATTTCGAAGCCTCTGCCCGGTTACCGCAAAATAACTCCGATGGTTTATTGCGGTTTGTACCCGGTAGAAAGCAACGAATATGAATCTTTGCGTGATGCTTTGGAAAAACTTCAGCTGAATGATGCTTCATTGTTGTTTGAACCTGAAACTTCGGTAGCGCTTGGTTTTGGTTTTCGCTGCGGCTTTTTAGGACTTCTGCATATGGATGTTATTCAAGAAAGGCTTGAACGTGAGTATAATCTCGGTTTGATTACTACAGCGCCGAGTGTTATTTATAATGTATTTAAAACTAACGGGGAAATGATTGCTATTGACAACCCGTCTAAGTTGCCTCCGGTGACTGAGATTGACCATATCGAAGAACCGTTTGTAAAAGCCACTGTAATTGTTCCTAACGATTTTGTCGGCGCAGTTATGAAATTGTCACAGGAAAAACGCGGTGAGTTTAAGGACATGAAATACCTCGATACGACCCGTGTAATGCTGACCTATCATTTACCGCTGAGCGAAATTATCTATGATTATTTTGATCGCCTCAAGTCCTCAACGCGCGGTTATGCGTCACTTGATTATGAGTTTTATGGCTATCAAACATCGCAGCTTGTCAAGCTAGATATTCTCTTAAACGGAGAACCTGTTGACGCACTATCGGTCATTGTTCATCGTGATAAGGCAGTAGCTCGGGGGCGCCAGCTTACCGAAAAATTAAGGGGAATTATCCCAAGACAAATGTTTGAAATTCCAATTCAAGCAACTATCGGCAATAAGGTAATCGCCCGGGAAACCGTGCGAGCAATGCGTAAAGATGTGTTAGCTAAATGCTATGGCGGCGATATTTCGCGGAAACGTAAATTGCTAGAGAAACAAAAAGAGGGCAAAAAGCGCATGAAGCAAGTTGGCAGCGTAGAAGTTCCCCAAGAGGCTTTTATGGCCATCTTAAAAATTGACTAA
- the dnaK gene encoding molecular chaperone DnaK translates to MAKVIGIDLGTTNSVVAVMEGGEPIVIANAEGNRLTPSVVGFSKTGERLVGQLAKRQAVSNPERTISSIKRYMGTDHKVKIDDKDYNPQQISAMVLQKLKSDAEAYLGETVTQAVITVPAYFSDSQRQATKDAGTIAGLEVLRIINEPTAASLAYGMDKGDDHTILVFDLGGGTFDVSILELGDGVFEVKATSGNNRLGGDDFDERIMNWLIAEFKKENGIDLSNDKMAVQRLREAAEKAKIELSGVLTTNINLPFITADQTGPKHLDLNLSRAKFDELTADLVEATMGPTRQALSDAGLSAKDIDKVILVGGSTRIPAVQEAIKKSLGKEPHRGVNPDECVAIGAAIQAGVLVGEVKDVLLLDVTPLSLGIETLGGVFTKIIERNTTIPTSKSQIFSTAADNQPSVDIHVLQGEREMASYNKTLGRFELSGIPPAPRGVPRIEVTFDIDANGIVHVSAKDLGTGKEQKITITSSGGMSKEDIERMVKEAEANAAEDKKRKEEVEVRNNADSLVYQAEKTIKEMGDKADKALVDKVQQAADNLKETIKGGDIEKIKADTEELTKPLYELTAAVYSKTEGAEGTQAQDQPHQGAGKDEKIIDAEVVDEDKK, encoded by the coding sequence ATGGCAAAGGTTATTGGAATTGACTTAGGTACGACAAATTCAGTTGTAGCAGTAATGGAAGGCGGTGAGCCTATAGTTATTGCTAACGCTGAAGGAAATAGATTAACACCTTCTGTTGTCGGTTTTTCCAAAACGGGAGAACGTCTTGTTGGACAGCTGGCTAAACGTCAGGCTGTTTCAAATCCGGAACGCACAATAAGTTCCATAAAGCGTTATATGGGAACTGACCATAAAGTAAAAATTGACGACAAGGACTATAATCCGCAGCAAATTTCGGCTATGGTTCTGCAAAAACTAAAATCAGATGCTGAAGCTTACCTAGGTGAAACTGTTACTCAAGCAGTTATCACTGTTCCGGCTTATTTTAGCGACAGCCAGCGCCAGGCAACCAAGGACGCTGGTACAATTGCGGGATTAGAAGTATTGCGTATTATTAACGAACCTACAGCCGCATCATTAGCTTATGGCATGGATAAGGGCGATGACCATACAATTTTAGTATTTGACCTTGGCGGCGGTACTTTTGACGTATCCATTCTTGAACTTGGCGACGGCGTATTCGAAGTTAAGGCGACAAGCGGTAATAACCGTTTGGGCGGTGACGATTTTGACGAGCGTATCATGAATTGGTTAATCGCTGAATTCAAGAAAGAAAATGGTATTGACCTTTCTAATGATAAAATGGCTGTGCAACGGCTAAGAGAAGCTGCTGAAAAAGCCAAAATTGAACTGTCAGGTGTTTTAACTACAAATATTAACTTGCCGTTTATTACTGCTGATCAAACTGGACCTAAACATTTGGATCTTAACTTGAGCCGTGCTAAGTTTGATGAATTGACTGCAGATTTGGTAGAAGCGACAATGGGGCCAACTCGGCAGGCGCTTAGTGATGCCGGGCTATCAGCGAAAGATATCGATAAAGTTATTCTGGTTGGCGGTTCTACGCGAATTCCAGCCGTACAGGAAGCAATTAAAAAATCACTTGGCAAAGAGCCGCATCGCGGCGTGAACCCGGACGAATGTGTTGCTATCGGTGCAGCTATTCAGGCCGGTGTACTAGTTGGCGAAGTTAAAGATGTACTTCTCTTAGACGTAACTCCGCTTTCATTGGGCATTGAGACGTTAGGCGGAGTATTCACAAAAATTATTGAACGCAATACAACAATACCAACATCGAAAAGCCAAATCTTCTCAACTGCTGCTGATAATCAGCCGTCGGTTGATATTCATGTGCTTCAAGGTGAGCGGGAAATGGCGTCATATAACAAAACACTTGGACGTTTTGAATTATCAGGTATTCCTCCGGCTCCGCGCGGCGTTCCCCGCATTGAAGTTACCTTTGATATCGACGCTAATGGTATTGTCCATGTATCAGCAAAAGACCTTGGCACCGGCAAGGAACAGAAAATTACAATTACTTCCTCTGGCGGTATGAGCAAAGAGGACATTGAGCGCATGGTCAAAGAGGCCGAAGCTAACGCGGCTGAAGATAAAAAACGCAAAGAAGAAGTAGAAGTTCGAAATAACGCCGATTCACTAGTATACCAAGCTGAAAAAACTATTAAGGAAATGGGCGATAAGGCCGATAAAGCTTTGGTAGATAAGGTTCAGCAGGCTGCTGATAATCTCAAAGAAACGATTAAAGGCGGCGATATCGAAAAGATTAAAGCCGATACCGAAGAACTGACCAAACCGCTTTACGAATTAACTGCAGCTGTTTATAGCAAGACTGAAGGTGCTGAGGGCACTCAAGCGCAAGACCAGCCTCATCAAGGCGCTGGCAAAGACGAGAAAATCATTGACGCTGAAGTAGTTGACGAAGATAAGAAGTAG
- the grpE gene encoding nucleotide exchange factor GrpE: MTEELRQEQNQADSVAENVDKTELNDKESYVDNQEINKILAAIEEKNRLLDESTERIKRLQADFDNFRRRTRQEKEELSNIVVQAIILELLPVLDNFERALAAGETQDAAGLKSGIELIFRQLIGILEKNGLAPIQAVGETFNPERHEAVARVEDSDKEDGTITEELQKGYIVRGRVIRPSMVKVAVN; the protein is encoded by the coding sequence TTGACAGAAGAGCTTCGACAAGAACAGAATCAAGCCGACTCAGTTGCTGAAAATGTCGATAAAACGGAATTAAATGATAAAGAGAGTTATGTTGACAACCAAGAAATCAACAAAATATTGGCTGCGATCGAAGAGAAAAATCGCCTATTAGATGAAAGTACAGAGCGCATAAAACGTCTCCAGGCGGATTTTGATAATTTTCGCCGCCGTACCCGACAAGAGAAGGAAGAACTTTCAAATATTGTTGTTCAAGCAATAATTCTAGAATTATTGCCTGTGCTTGACAATTTTGAACGCGCCCTTGCTGCAGGGGAGACTCAAGATGCAGCCGGTTTAAAATCCGGAATAGAATTGATTTTCCGCCAATTGATTGGCATATTGGAGAAAAATGGATTAGCTCCTATACAGGCTGTAGGAGAAACTTTTAACCCGGAACGTCATGAGGCTGTAGCGAGGGTTGAAGATAGTGATAAGGAAGATGGAACTATTACCGAGGAGTTACAAAAAGGCTACATAGTCCGTGGTAGAGTGATCAGACCTAGTATGGTTAAAGTAGCAGTAAACTAA
- a CDS encoding 30S ribosomal protein S20: protein MPNIKSSIRSVKTDAERRARNFPVKTAIRSISRKVLEAIDAGKADEAKNLLTEASSIIDKAVAKGVIHKNAAARKKSRLATKIQALA, encoded by the coding sequence TTGCCAAATATTAAGTCATCTATCCGCAGTGTAAAAACTGATGCTGAACGGCGCGCCCGTAACTTCCCGGTTAAAACAGCTATCAGAAGTATCTCCCGTAAAGTTCTGGAAGCTATTGATGCCGGTAAGGCCGACGAGGCTAAAAACCTCCTGACCGAAGCAAGCAGTATCATTGATAAAGCTGTCGCCAAAGGCGTTATTCATAAAAATGCCGCTGCTCGTAAAAAGTCTCGCCTAGCTACCAAAATACAAGCTTTAGCATAA
- a CDS encoding stage II sporulation protein P: protein MLSRRQRKQYYSRSRVIIVSILAGLFFLLSAWAFLVRSAVAVPAVPVSAALGADILKKQELKWPNWGEVLFSGLPRFDKQEKTTEIVKKDLSVQHVLRGVVMLFTGIDIKDIRSLFHSEIPMISVLKISPKSISTTTLPNFPKFDPASLMPKGKPLVGVYHTHTAESFIPNSGVTHRPGGQRGEIVGVGESLVKRLKKHGVPAVQYTDIHDYPSFMKAYGVSEGTVRKMLQEHPSIQMIFDIHRDADKKENSTIVINDVSAARISIVVATGQQDLIQPHWQENHAFAKLIDAKLNQHYPGLSKGIHLVDWRYNQHLHPRALLIEVGCQENTKEEADRSIEMLGDVIAEIIAENNS, encoded by the coding sequence ATGTTATCGAGACGGCAACGCAAACAATATTACTCACGAAGTCGCGTAATCATAGTTAGCATTCTCGCAGGATTGTTTTTTCTTTTATCAGCGTGGGCGTTTCTTGTCCGGTCAGCTGTAGCTGTGCCGGCTGTGCCGGTATCAGCAGCATTAGGAGCTGATATTCTAAAAAAACAGGAACTAAAATGGCCCAACTGGGGTGAAGTGCTATTCTCGGGTCTGCCGCGATTTGATAAACAAGAGAAGACTACGGAAATAGTTAAAAAAGATTTATCAGTCCAGCATGTTTTACGGGGCGTAGTTATGCTGTTTACTGGTATCGATATAAAAGATATCCGCTCGCTATTTCATAGCGAAATTCCTATGATAAGCGTATTAAAGATAAGCCCCAAAAGTATCAGTACTACAACACTGCCGAACTTTCCCAAGTTTGACCCTGCGAGCCTAATGCCAAAAGGCAAACCGTTAGTCGGCGTTTACCATACCCATACTGCTGAAAGCTTTATCCCTAACAGCGGCGTCACTCACCGGCCAGGCGGGCAGAGGGGTGAAATTGTCGGGGTAGGTGAGTCACTGGTCAAGCGGCTGAAAAAGCATGGTGTTCCGGCTGTGCAATACACAGACATCCATGACTATCCAAGCTTCATGAAGGCATACGGGGTCTCTGAGGGCACTGTAAGAAAAATGTTGCAAGAGCACCCATCAATACAAATGATATTTGATATTCACCGAGATGCCGATAAAAAGGAAAATAGTACTATAGTTATTAACGATGTATCGGCTGCTCGAATATCGATAGTGGTTGCCACAGGACAGCAGGATCTTATTCAGCCTCATTGGCAGGAAAATCATGCATTTGCTAAATTAATTGATGCTAAATTAAACCAGCACTATCCGGGACTTTCAAAGGGAATCCATCTCGTTGATTGGCGCTATAATCAGCATTTACATCCACGTGCTCTTTTAATTGAAGTTGGGTGCCAGGAAAACACTAAGGAAGAGGCCGACCGAAGCATAGAAATGCTAGGAGATGTAATTGCAGAGATAATAGCCGAGAATAATAGTTAA
- a CDS encoding GPR endopeptidase: MNYALNSPRTDLALEAREMLTKRVEQTIPGVQMETAEDEEVIITRVNITTPQAEQMMGKMRGKYITIEAQGLRYKNTPLQENVMNHLAHELAAMANLPLNATVLVVGLGNWNVTPDALGPRAVDKIVVTRHLQEMLSPELKGGVRSICAIAPGVLGITGMETAEIVAGIVGKIKPNLVIAIDALAAASSHRVITTVQIANTGIHPGSGVGNKRFGLTQESLGVPVIAIGVPTVVHASTIAMDTINTLQQHASFARYFKSMENLSDNDRQVIVRQVLPETLGDLMVTPKEVDRLIADIADVVAGGINQAMHPNIDYENIHMYLH, encoded by the coding sequence ATGAATTATGCTTTAAACAGCCCCCGCACAGACTTAGCCCTGGAAGCTCGTGAAATGCTTACTAAACGGGTTGAGCAAACTATTCCCGGAGTTCAAATGGAGACGGCCGAGGACGAAGAAGTTATTATTACCCGTGTCAATATTACTACTCCGCAAGCTGAACAAATGATGGGCAAAATGCGTGGTAAATATATCACAATTGAAGCTCAAGGTTTACGCTATAAAAATACTCCCCTGCAGGAAAATGTAATGAATCACTTAGCGCATGAACTCGCTGCCATGGCAAACTTACCGCTAAACGCAACGGTTTTGGTAGTTGGACTTGGCAACTGGAATGTAACCCCAGATGCATTAGGTCCTCGGGCTGTTGATAAAATTGTTGTTACCCGTCATCTACAAGAAATGCTCTCACCTGAGCTAAAAGGCGGTGTAAGATCGATATGCGCTATTGCGCCAGGGGTTCTAGGCATTACCGGTATGGAAACGGCTGAGATAGTTGCCGGGATAGTAGGTAAGATTAAGCCCAACCTGGTGATTGCTATCGATGCTCTTGCAGCGGCGTCTAGCCATCGTGTAATTACTACAGTACAGATTGCTAATACCGGTATCCACCCCGGGTCTGGAGTTGGTAACAAGCGTTTTGGTTTAACTCAAGAGTCACTAGGGGTTCCGGTAATAGCTATAGGGGTTCCTACCGTTGTACATGCCTCAACTATTGCCATGGATACTATTAATACCTTGCAGCAGCATGCTTCATTTGCGAGATACTTTAAAAGTATGGAGAATCTATCAGATAACGATCGCCAAGTTATCGTACGCCAGGTATTGCCAGAGACACTGGGCGATCTCATGGTAACACCAAAAGAGGTAGACAGGCTTATAGCCGACATTGCTGACGTTGTAGCTGGGGGGATAAACCAGGCGATGCATCCTAATATCGACTATGAAAATATTCACATGTACTTACACTAG
- a CDS encoding chaperonin — protein MNLKQAGSASEVDERLAALLTNANAVRAITAAVEGTIGPKGLDTMLVDRFGEVIITNDGVTILDKMDVNHPAAKMLINIAKAQQAEVGDGTTTATIMAGGLVSEGVNQVLRGVPIARVIEGIKYGVAKAIEEIKVSGRQVTDINDPVLRKVAMIAGREYDDIADLVVSAAKLIGIEKLREPNFKLSDIITAEEGANNEVFMGVIVDKERMNQEMPSEISNGKILIIDDALEPEEIEDEALSTESGFKRYIELQEEFKQNIKKIVDMDVKIVLVDRGVHDTAEEILTDAGIMVIQRVPAKDLRRTAEHVGARMIKRTGLKKELSDIEKYLGFSEKAYEDEKLEQVRILGGTGKPMATILVGAATEEVVGERERIAKDAASSVQAAVKGGYVPGGGSIEIAITRRVEKAREQLKGMAAYGLDCVVSALKHPLSQIVENAGYNPLEKVEEVITAQTSQNADSLGIDCDTGKVHDMLALGVVDPVPVKLHAIKAAGEVAVAILRIDTIIKKKEDGTAESKPKAVNDAGLPDF, from the coding sequence ATGAATTTAAAACAAGCCGGCAGTGCGTCAGAAGTGGATGAGCGTCTGGCGGCACTGTTGACCAATGCAAATGCTGTCCGCGCAATTACAGCGGCAGTTGAAGGAACAATCGGCCCTAAAGGGCTTGATACTATGCTTGTAGATAGATTTGGTGAAGTTATCATCACAAATGATGGTGTAACTATTCTCGATAAAATGGATGTTAATCACCCGGCAGCTAAGATGCTGATTAATATAGCGAAAGCTCAGCAGGCCGAAGTTGGCGATGGTACGACTACCGCCACAATAATGGCCGGGGGCCTGGTATCCGAGGGTGTAAATCAGGTTTTACGCGGCGTGCCAATCGCACGAGTTATTGAGGGCATAAAGTATGGGGTAGCTAAAGCCATCGAAGAAATAAAAGTTAGTGGCCGGCAAGTGACTGATATTAACGATCCAGTTTTGAGAAAGGTTGCCATGATTGCCGGTCGTGAGTACGACGATATCGCCGATTTAGTTGTAAGCGCGGCAAAACTTATCGGAATTGAAAAATTGCGTGAGCCTAATTTTAAGTTATCCGATATTATAACGGCTGAAGAAGGCGCTAACAACGAAGTCTTTATGGGCGTCATTGTTGATAAAGAGCGCATGAATCAAGAGATGCCTTCCGAAATCAGCAATGGTAAAATTCTTATTATTGATGATGCCTTAGAGCCGGAAGAAATTGAAGATGAGGCGCTTAGCACTGAGTCTGGTTTTAAGCGTTATATTGAATTACAGGAAGAGTTCAAACAAAATATAAAGAAAATTGTTGACATGGATGTCAAGATTGTCCTAGTTGATCGCGGTGTTCATGATACCGCCGAAGAGATTCTTACAGATGCCGGCATTATGGTAATTCAGCGGGTGCCCGCTAAAGACCTTAGGCGCACGGCTGAACATGTCGGTGCCAGAATGATTAAACGTACCGGTCTTAAAAAAGAACTTAGCGATATTGAAAAGTATCTGGGCTTTTCAGAAAAAGCCTATGAGGACGAAAAACTCGAACAAGTGAGAATTCTAGGCGGTACCGGTAAACCAATGGCCACTATCTTAGTAGGAGCAGCTACTGAAGAAGTTGTCGGTGAACGTGAGCGTATTGCCAAAGACGCTGCATCGAGCGTACAGGCTGCTGTTAAAGGCGGTTATGTGCCTGGGGGCGGCTCGATAGAGATTGCTATTACTCGGCGGGTTGAAAAAGCTCGGGAGCAACTAAAAGGCATGGCGGCATACGGATTAGACTGTGTCGTAAGTGCCCTGAAGCACCCTCTTTCGCAAATTGTTGAGAACGCAGGTTATAATCCCTTAGAGAAAGTCGAAGAAGTTATTACTGCTCAAACTTCCCAAAATGCTGATTCGCTTGGTATCGACTGTGACACTGGAAAAGTTCATGATATGCTGGCGTTAGGCGTTGTTGATCCAGTGCCAGTCAAATTGCATGCCATAAAAGCAGCCGGCGAAGTTGCAGTGGCGATTCTGCGCATTGATACAATTATTAAAAAGAAAGAAGACGGAACTGCCGAGAGTAAGCCTAAAGCCGTTAATGACGCTGGATTGCCTGATTTTTAA
- the hemW gene encoding radical SAM family heme chaperone HemW — protein sequence MNLGLYLHIPFCRQKCLYCDFPSYTNMEYLYNDYVAALSREIAAQGGICAHHTVDTIYIGGGTPTLLSNQQIGTIMNSIRLNLNLAADAEISIEANPGTVDYHKLVFLKEYGINRISFGVQCFSDRLLSKIGRIHSSSDAVETINMARKAGFDNINIDLMYGLPGQTTRDLRHSIETAASLNIQHLSIYGLKVEEDTPFAELQVSGKLDLPNDNDEEEMYDLAAALAPHYGYERYEISNYARLGFACKHNLKYWRYQPYLGLGVSAHTFWGKERRENTTSVAEYIKAVNAGRPAVDFRETITTQNAMAEYVFLALRTVSGLRYEDFNSYFEDDFLQRYQEVIQDLEQRNLIIADSLGVRMTEIGMKYGNIVFLAFMA from the coding sequence ATGAATTTAGGACTGTACCTCCACATTCCATTTTGCCGACAAAAATGCTTATATTGCGATTTTCCTTCATATACTAATATGGAATATTTATACAATGACTATGTTGCCGCCTTGAGCCGGGAAATTGCCGCTCAAGGCGGTATTTGTGCACATCATACAGTAGACACTATTTATATTGGCGGCGGAACGCCGACTTTGCTGTCAAACCAGCAAATTGGAACAATTATGAACAGTATCCGGCTGAACCTTAATCTGGCAGCCGATGCCGAAATAAGCATTGAGGCAAATCCCGGAACAGTCGATTATCATAAGCTTGTCTTTTTAAAAGAGTATGGAATAAACCGTATCAGTTTCGGTGTCCAGTGTTTTTCTGATCGTCTGCTAAGCAAAATCGGCCGAATTCATAGCTCATCTGACGCTGTCGAGACAATTAATATGGCTCGCAAGGCCGGGTTTGATAATATTAACATCGATTTAATGTACGGACTCCCCGGTCAAACAACGAGGGATTTGCGACATAGCATTGAAACTGCTGCTTCCCTTAATATTCAGCATCTTTCAATTTATGGTCTCAAGGTTGAAGAAGACACGCCTTTTGCTGAATTGCAGGTAAGCGGCAAACTAGATCTGCCGAATGATAATGATGAAGAAGAAATGTATGATCTGGCTGCTGCCTTGGCGCCGCACTATGGATATGAGCGCTATGAAATATCTAACTATGCCCGATTGGGCTTTGCATGTAAGCATAATCTTAAATACTGGCGTTACCAGCCTTACCTAGGTTTAGGAGTTTCGGCGCACACGTTTTGGGGTAAGGAAAGAAGAGAAAATACGACTAGTGTGGCTGAATATATCAAGGCCGTTAATGCCGGACGGCCAGCAGTAGATTTCCGAGAAACAATTACAACGCAAAACGCAATGGCTGAATATGTGTTTTTAGCTCTTCGGACGGTATCAGGTCTAAGATATGAAGATTTTAACAGCTACTTCGAAGATGATTTTTTGCAAAGATATCAGGAGGTAATTCAAGATTTAGAGCAGCGTAATCTAATTATTGCAGATTCGCTAGGGGTTCGAATGACTGAAATCGGAATGAAATATGGCAACATTGTATTTCTAGCTTTCATGGCGTAA